A single genomic interval of Candidatus Nitrosocosmicus arcticus harbors:
- a CDS encoding DUF5679 domain-containing protein encodes MEGYCVKCKAKREMKDEKEVTMKNGRPATQGICTVCNTKMFKIGGSKK; translated from the coding sequence ATGGAAGGATATTGTGTTAAATGCAAAGCAAAAAGAGAAATGAAAGATGAAAAAGAGGTAACCATGAAAAATGGAAGACCTGCTACTCAAGGTATATGTACTGTATGTAATACGAAAATGTTCAAGATAGGAGGAAGTAAAAAATAA